The DNA window GCTCATCTGGGTGATGCGCTCGATGGCGCGCACCGTCTCCTCGTCCCGCTCGGTGACGAACGTCGAGGCCCGCCCACTGGCCCCCGCCCGGGCCGTGCGGCCAATCCGGTGGACGTAATCCTCCGGCGAGTGCGGCAGGTCGAAGTTGATGACGTGGCCAATGTCCTCCACGTCCAGCCCGCGCGACGCGATGTCGGTGGCCACCAGGCAGCGGTACTGCCCCCGCCGGAACCCCTCCAGCGCCTGCCGCCGCTGGCCCTGGGTCCGGTCCGAGTGGATGACCGCCGTCTTGTGGCCCGCGCGCTTGAGGACCTCCTGCACCTTCTCGGCGCGCTCCCGGGTGCGGGTGAAGACGAGCACGCTCAGCTGGTCCTTGGCGAGCAGGCTGAGCAGCAGCGGGTACTTCTCGTTGCCCTCCACCTCGTACAGCCGCTGCACGGCGCGCGCGGCGGGCGTCCCGCTCGGCGTCACCTCCACCTTGACGGGCTTGCGCAGCACCTCCTGGGAGAAGCGCGTCACGTTGTGGCCCAGGGTGGCGGAGAACAGGAGCGTCTGACGCTCCCGGGGCAGGGCGGCGAGGATCTGCTGCAGCTCGGGCATGAAGCCCATCTCCAGCGTCCGGTCCGCCTCATCCAGCACGAGCATGCGCACCGCCGAGAGGTTCGCCACGCCCTCCTTCAGCAGGTCAGCCAGCCGGCCCGGGGTGGCGAGCACCAGGGAGGGCTTCTGCCGGAGCGCCTCCACCTGCGCGCCCATGTCCGTGCCCCCGGTGACCACCGCCTGGGTGAGCCCCCGCGGCTCCCCGAAGAAGGCGGCCTCCTGGGCAATCTGCACCACCAGCTCGCGCGTGGGGGCGAGCACCAGCCCCGCGGGGCCCCGCTCCCCGGCCAGACGCTCCACCAGCGGCAACAGGTAGGCCGCGGTCTTGCCCGTGCCGGTGACCGCGCAGCCAATCACGTCCCGCCCCGCGAGCGCCGGCGGAATGGCCTGGGCTTGAATGGGCGTGGGCGAGGCGAAGCGGGCGCGCCGCACCGCATCGAGGGTTTCAGGAGAGAGGCCAAGGTGCTTGAAGGAAGTGCTCACGGGTCAGGGGCTAACACACCCGGACGCGTAGGGCGATCCACAACATCGCCTGGCAGGGGCCCAGGCCATGTCAGCCTGGCGGGTACCATCGTCTTCGCAGGGGCGGGAGGGATGCGGTCCTGCCCACGAAGTCTGGGAGATGACATGCTTGAACGCCTCGATGCTGTCCGCTGGAGTGAACTGACCGGCCGCCAAGGGCCCCGCAGCGGAGCGGAGCTTCCCTCACTGATTCGCCAGGCCGCCTCGGGCACGGCCTCGGAGCGCAAGGCGGCAGTGGCCCGGCTGCGCGAGCACCTGTGGCACCAGGGCCAGGTCTTCGACGCCACGGCGCAGGCGGTCCCCTTCCTGGTGGAGCTCCTCCCGGAGTCTCCCGTGGCGGCGGACCTCTGTCTGCTGCTCGGCCTCATCTCGGAGGCCGTCACCTACGGTCCCCCTGAGTCCGTGGCGCAGGCGCAGGCCTCGTTCGTGGCGGTGCGGGCGGGCCTGCCCGTCTACCTGGAGCTGCTGCGCCGCTCCGAGCGGAACCCCGCGCAAGCCGCCACGCTCATCTACCTCGTCTTCCACCTGCATGAGGACCGCGAGGCGCTCATCCCCCTGCTCCGGCCCCTCATGACGCCCGCGTTGGAGTGGATGATCGACATCGCGCTGAGTCCCCCGGCCCCCACCTCCGAGACGCGCTCGGCCTACGGCCTGCTCGGAGCCCAGGCGGTCCACACCCTCGAGTCATAGCAAGGACACCGCCCCCATGACTTCCCCCCTCCAAGCCCATGCCCCTGCCTTCGTCTGCCCGCGCTGCCGCGCGAAGCTGCGCGAGGGTGCCGAGCCCACCTGCAGCCAGTGTGGCACCGCGTTCCCGGTGCAGGACGGCGTCGTCGACTTCGCACCCGAGCTCAACGCCTCGACGAACGTCAGCCAGGCCATCCTGGAAAACCCCATGTTCGTCGCCCTCTACGAACCACTGATTCGCGTCAACTTCGTGCGGCTGATGGCGCGCAACTTCAACGGCGCGCTCACCCCCGAGCTCGAGGATGCCTACCTCCAGAAGCACCTGCGCCCGGTGGACGGGCCCGTGCTCGACCTGGCCTGCGGCGCCGGCCGCTGGACGCGCACCCTGGCCGAGCTCGTGGGCCTGGAGCGCCTCATCGCGCTGGACCTCAGCCGCGCGATGCTCGATGCGGCGAAGGAGGCGCTGCCCAACGCGTTCTTCGTCCGGGGCAACGCCCAGCAACTGCCGCTGGCGGACGCCTCGCTGGGGGCGGTGAGCTGCTGGAACTCGCTCCAGCTCCTGCCGGATCCCCCACAGGCCCTCCGCGAAGTGGCCCGCTGCCTGCGGCCCGGGGGCGTCTTCACCTGCTTCACCTACCGCCGGACCCGCGAGCCGCTCTACGGGTACTTCCAGTCGACCTTCGCCCGCAACGGCGGCGTCCGCCCCTTCGACGAGGAGGAGCTCCGGCAGTGGCTCACCCAGGCGGGCCTCGTGGTGGAGGACCTGGGCGGGCCGAACCTCGCGCTGCTCTTCACGGCGCGGAAGCCCGCCGCCTGAGGCCCTGCGTTGCCCAGGGGGGGGCCCCCTCGTTGAGGAAGCGGGGGCCTTCGTGCTAGGGCTTTGCTCTCTCATGGCGCGCACGACGACAATCGAGCTGCACAAGGAAGAGATGAAGTTCTCCGCGGGGCACTTCACCATCTTCTCCGCCACGCACCGGGAGAACCTGCACGGCCACAACTTCACCGTCTACGTCGCGCTCACGGGCGAGGTGCTGGAGGACGGCATCCTCTCGGACTACCGGCCCCTGAAGACCGCCATCATCGACCGCTGCCGCGCCTGGAACGAGACGTTCCTGCTGCCCGGCAACTCGCGGCACCTGCGGATTGAGCGCGACGCGCGGGGCAATGTCCTCGCGCACTTCAATGGAGAGGAGCTGCGCTTCCTCGCCCGGGACGTGACGGTGCTGCCCGTGGAGAACATCACGCTGGAGGAGCTGTCGCGGATGTTCGGCGAGGGGCTGGTAGGCGATGGCTCCCTCATGGCGCAGCTGCACATCCAGCGGCTGGTGGTGAAGTGCGCCTCCGGGCCCGGCCAGTGGTCCTCGTGGGAGTGGGGCCGCCATGTCTGACTGGGCAATCGTCACGGGCGCCAGCCGGGGCATCGGCCGGGAGGCGGCCGCGCGCTTTCTGAAGGAGGGCTGGCGCGTCCTCAGCCTGTCGCGACAGGACTGTCCCGTGGCCGGGGTGCTCCCCGTGCGCGTGGACCTGGGCGAGCCGGGCTGGGAGCCCCTCGTGGAGCGCACCCTGCGGGAGACGCTGGGCGCCGCACCGGGCCGGGTCTGCCTCATCCACAACGCGGCCCTCTACGCGCATGACGACGCGCTGTCGCTCTCCGCGGAGCACCTGCGGCGGGTCCTGGAGGTCAACATCGTGGCCCCCGCGCAGCTCAACCGGCTCGTGCGGGGCTACCTGAGCCCGGGCTCCTCCATCCTCTATGTGGGCTCGACCCTGTCGGAGAAGGCCGTCCGGGGCGCGGCCTCCTACGTCACCTCCAAGCACGCGATCGCCGGGCTGATGCGGGCCACCTGCCAGGACCTGGCGGGCACCCAGGTGCACACCGTCTGCGTCTGTCCGGGCTTCACGGACACGGAGATGCTGCGCGAGCACATCGGCGACAACACGGAGGTGCGCACGAGCGTGGCGGGGAGGACGACGTTCGGCCGGCTCATCACCCCCGAGGAGATCGCCGGCGTGCTCTTCCAGTGCGCCCTGACGCCCGTGCTCCACGGCTCGCTCGTCCACGCGAACCTGGGGCAGATCGAAACCTGACGGGCCGTCAGCTCCCGGCGGCGAACACGGTGCACGAGGACGTGCACGTCTCGGCCACGCGCACCTTCGACACCTGCGTGCCCGGCACGTTCATGCGCTCGAAGAGCCACGCGGCCAGCAGCTCGCTCGTGGGGTTCTCCAGGCCCGGCACCTCGTTGAGCAGCCGGTGGTCGAGCTGGGCATGCAGGGGCTGCCAGGCCGCGGTGAGGTCCGCGAAGTCCACCACCCAGCCGAACGTGGGGTGCACCGGGCCGCGCAGGGTGAACTCGACGCGGTAGCTGTGGCCGTGGACCCGCGAGCACTTGTGTCCGGGGGGAACGTTGGGGAGGCGGTGGGCGGCTTCGAAGGTGAATTCCTTCGAGATCTCGGTGATGAGGACGGGCTTGCTCATGGAGGCGGCCTTCTACCTTCATTCCGCCGCGCCCGTCGAGCCAACCCCCGCGCCCCCGCTCAGGGCCCCACCGCTACGGTGCGTGAAAGCCAGTCCACGCCCCCTCGCCCGTCCCGCGCCACCACGTAGAAGGTGACTTCGCCGGGCGTGGCGGGCGTGAGGTACGTGATGGTCGGGTCTCCCGGCCTTCCATCCACGGGCTCCAGGGAGCGGAGCTGCTTCACCTCGCCCTCGCCGGTGGCGAACCAGCTGTAGAAGACCTGCTCCGTGCGGGGGCCCTCGTCCGTCTCGTAGCGCTCCAGGCTGCCCTCGGCGAGCACGGGGCGCAGGACCACCTCCGTGTCCAGCGGCAGGGGGCCCGCGAGGGGCGAATCGTCCCGCAGGAGGTCCGTCAGGCGCGGGTTCTGGTTGGGCGTATCCGTGAGCCGCAGCGTCAGCTGGCGCACCCCGCGCTCCTGGCTCTCCGGGGCCTCGCCCCCATCCTGAGCCAGGTAGCCGATGAACAACGGAAGGCCCTTCTCCAGCACGGCCCTCAGGGCCGGGTCATTCTGATCCACCGGCCTGCCCCCGGTGGCCTCGCCCGCCAGGGACGCCAGCACCGCCTGCACGTTGGGGTCCTCCAGGGACAGCGCGCCCCCTGGCAGGGGCGCTCCGTCCTCGCCGGGGCACTGCACCTCGCCGCCGTACACATCGGCCGAGCGGCACAGCGCCAGGTCCACGCTCACGGGACGCTCCCCGGGGGCCACCGCCAGGGTGGAGAGCTGCACGGGCGGGGGAGAAGAGGAGGCATCCGGGCTCAGCGCCAGCTCGGCCGGCTCGGCCTTGATGGCCAGCACGCGCACGCGGCGAAGCTCGCTCTGCAGCTCGAACTCCGGGCCACACGCCGTCAGGGCCCCGGCCAGCGCGAGGAGAATGGGCATCCGCATGTCAGAAGCTCCCCTTGGCACCGAGCACGGGCAGCAGCGGCAGCCCCTTCAAGTACGCGCTCTCGGTGTAGTTGTAGTTGTAGAGGACGCCTTCCTTGGCCGGGTTGTTGTAGGCGTTGGTCAGGTCCAGGTACACGTTCAGGTTCCACCGCTCGAAGACGAAGTTCTTGTCCACGCGGATGTCCATCTGGTGGAAGGCGGGCAGCCGCTCGGAGTTCACCCGGCCGAAGGTGGGGATGAACACGTCCGTGCCATCGTCCCTCACCGCGCCAGTGATGGGGGTGAGCGGGTTGCCGGTGGCGAAGCGCATGCGCGCGCCCAGCTCCCACCCGTCCGGCAGCTTGTAGCTGGCGATGGCCGTCAGCACGTGGGTCTGGTCGTTGTCGAACAGGCGCAACGCCTCCCCCGGCCGGTCCCGGCGCTCGCTGCGGCTGAAGGTATAGGACACCCACCCGAAGAGGCGCTCGGTGAGCAGCCGCCGCGCCAGCACCTCGAAGCCGTAGATGCGGCCCGTGCCCAGGTTGGCGAGCCGCTCGGGCACCTGCTCCCCGTCGCGCTCCACCTGCCGGTCCGAGCGGACGATGAGGCGGCTCAGGCGGTTGTAGAAGAGCTCGGCGCTCAGGAAGTACTCAGGCGTGGGCTGCCACTCGGTGCCCACGCTGTACTGCTGGGAGCGCTTGGCCTTCAGCTCCGGGTTGCCGAAGGTGAGGCTGGGCTCATCCTGAATGGGCGGGGAGTGGTAGAGCCCCGCGCCGCCCTTGAGGGCCACCGTCTCCGTGAGCGCGTAGCGGACCGCCAGCCGGGGGTTGAGCGAGCGCTTGCGCACCTTCTGGTTCTCGAACACGTAGCTCTCGCTGCGCAGGCCCGGCACCACCAGCAGGTCCTTCACCGGCTTCCAGCGAAGCTCCGCCCACACGCCTGGGAAGTACTGAAGGAACTGCCCATCCAGGACGAGGATCTCCTCCAGCACCAGCGGGGAGGGCGGCTCGCCCTCGCGGGGCAGGCTCTGGATCCGCGCCCGCACGTCCGCCTGCGCGAAGTCGATGTCCACGCCACCCGCCACGGTGAGCGGCTCCGAGAGGACGTACTCGGCGGTGGAGCGCAGCCCCAGGTCCAGGGAGGAGATGCGCAGGTTGCGGTCTCCAATGAGGAACTCGATGAGGGTGTTGCCCACGAGCGCCTGGCTGTCCAGGGTGAAGCGGCCCGCACGGTACTGGTGCCCCAGCCGCACCTGCTTGAAGCCGGTGGTGATTTCGAACGCGCCGTTGACGCTCGGGTCGTCGTCCGCGGGCCGGTCGAACACCAGCCCCAGCACGTCATTGGAGACGAGCCCCTGGAGCGTCAGCGTGTGCCGCGAGCTGGGCGTCCAGTGCAGCTTGAGCTGGGCATCGTAGTAGCGCGGGGCCACCTGGATGCTGGGGCCGTCCTCGTTCTCGGGGACGGCCTTGAGCACCAGGTCGATGTAGGAGCGCCGGCCCGCCACCACGATGCCCAGGTTCTCGGTGAGCGGCCCCTCCAGCACGGCGTTGCTCTCGATGAGGCTCACGCCCACGGTGCCGTGGAAGCGGTCCATCCTCGGCGCGCGGCTGCGCACGTTGATGACGCCGCCGGTGACGTTGCCGTAGTAGGCGGAGAAGGTGCCTGGCAGGTAGTCCAGCGAGTCGAGCAGCTCCGAGTTGTACACGGAGGTGAGCCCGCCGAAGTGGTAGAGCAGCGGAATCCGCTGCCCATCCAGGAAGATGCCCGAGTCGTTGGGGCTGGTGCCGCGGATGACGATCTGCCCGCCGTTGAAGGCGGGCCGGGCCACGCCGGGCAGGTTCTGCACCACCTTCAGCGTGTCGCCTTGCGTGCCAGGAACCTTCTGGATCTCCGCGGCCTGGAGCGTGGTGCGGGTGACTTCCTTGCGCTCGCGCTCGCTGCGCACCACCGTCTCGTACGCGCCGAAGATGCGCTTGCGCACGTAATAGGTGGCCTGCGTCTGCTGGCCCTCGGTGAAGGCCTCCTGGGTGCGGAAGCGCTCGTAGCCGCTCTGGAGGACGAGCACCTCGTGCGAGCCCAGCGGCACGCCCCGGAACGAGAAGCGGCCCTGCGCGTCGGTGGTGGTGGACAGCTCCAGCGCCGGCAGCGCCACCTCCGCCCCCACCAGGGGGTCTCGGGTGCCGCGCTGCAGCGCCCGGCCGCTGAAGTTCACCGGGGCCTCGAGGGGCGCATCCGCGCTGCCCTCGGCCGGGGGCGGCGCGCGCCAGACGAACTGGTAGGCGTACTGGATGCGCACCGGGGAGGGGGTGCCGTCCACCTCGGCGGGCTCGAACTCGAACTGCCGCACCGCCGCCACGGCGGCCTCGTCGAAGCCGTGCCCCGCGGGCTCCGTCACCTGCACGTCCGTGACGGCCCCCGTCTCGGAGATGTCGATGAGCATGACCACCGTGCCCTCGAGCTGCTGGGCGAGGGCTTCCGGCGGGTACGAGGCCTCCACCTGGCGCTTGAGCTCGGGGGGGCGGGTGAGCACGCCCGTGGGGGCGCCCGCATCGGCGGAGGGCGGCGTCCCGGCATCCGGGGCCTGGGCCCCGGCACCGGAGGCCAGCAGGAGGGCGAGAACAGGGGCGAGGGTTCGCATGAGAGGGGCGCGGGAGGCCCGCGCCCCTCCCGTCTAGCGGGCTGCTGCCTTCGCCGCGAGCACGATTTCGATGCGGCGGTTCAGACTGCGGTTTTCCGCACTGTCATTGGCGGCGATCGGCTGGTACTGCCCATAGCCCGCGGCCGAGAGCACCGTGGGGTCCACCCCGGCATCCTGGAGGGCGCGCACCACGGCCATGGCGCGCGCCAGGCTCAGCTCCCAGTTGGAGGGGAACGGGCCGTTCTTGTCCGTGGGGACGTCGTCCGTGTGGCCTTCCACGCGGATGATGCGGCCCTGCACCGACTTGAGGGCATCGGCGATCTTCACGAGCGCCTCCTGGCCCTCCTTGCCCACGCGGGTGGAGCCCGAGGCGAAGAGGATCTTGTCCTTGAGCTGCACCGTCATGCGGCCCTGCAGCTCGGAGAGCTGAATCTTGCCGTCGGAGATCTCCTGCTTGAGGCTCTGGGCGAGGTTCTCGTACTCGGAGCTGCGCTTCTCCAGGGCCTCCTTGGCCTCGGCGAGCCGGCGGGAGTTCTTGGCCAGCTCGTCATTGAGGGCCTTCAGCTCCTCGTTCTTGCGCTCCAGCGCCGAGCGCTCGGCGGCGGAGGCGGTGAGGCGGGACTCGGAGGTGGCCAGGCGCGTGGAGAGCGCCTCCTTCTCCTGCTCCAGGGTGGCCCGCTGCTCTTCCAGCTCCTTCACCTTGGCTTCCTGGGCCTCCCGGGCGCTCTTCTCCTCCTTCAGCCGGGTATCGAGGTTCTCCGCCTCCGCGGCCAGCGCGTTGTACTTGCCCTTGCCCACGCAGCCAGACGTGGTGGTGAGAACGGTGAGCGCAGCCAGAGCCAGCTTGAAACGCATGTGTAGGAATCCTCCTGACATCGGGTCAAAGTTTGAGCAGCAGAGACTACCGCTCAAGACCGCCCGCGTCAGGAGTCTTCCGACAAAGAAGAGACTTCCGGCTCAGCGCGAGAAGACGGGGTGCCGGTGCAGCCAGGCGGAGAAGAGCGCATCCGCGAAGGGCTTGCCGGGGATGACGACGCCGCCGGAGGCCTCACCGGACACCTGGAGCCCCGTGTCCGGCACGTAGGTGATGACCAGGTTGTCGCCCTTGCTCACGTCCTTCAGGGACGCCAGCAGCGTCTCCAGATTCTGCTGCAGCGGACCGGAGCGCAGGGCCGCGTTGCTGGAGAGCCCCTGCCGGAACGCATCCAGGAGCTGGTCGCGGCGCACCTTGCGCAGGAAGCGGAAGTGCAGCTGCTTGACGGAGTTGGCCGCGATGGCCTCGGACTCCACCCGGGGGACCTGCTCCATGTAGAGCCCCCACACGTACACGTTGAAGAAGAGCTTCTCCTTGAGAGCCATGTGGGCCAGCTCCAGCTGCCGGCCCTGGAGCTGAAGGGTGTCCGGCATCTTCACGCCGCCCACCTCCTTGGCCTCCGAGAGACCCGCCGCGAGCATCGCGCTCAGCACCAGGCACCGCGCCCCCACCTTCCATTCGCCTCGCACCATCCGCCACCCCCAACCATCCTGAGCCCTGGCGGGCACCCTCCGTTCCGGGTCCCCCGCCATGAACTGCCCGAGTGGTAGGAAACCTGGACACACCCCCGCGGGGCCACCAGCACGTGGATCACCGCAGTGCTCGGCATCCAACATCCCGGGCCTCTCTGGAGGGCGGCTCATGGTCCGAAGGATAACGGGCAGTGCGGGCGATGCACGCACTCCCTGCCCTGCGGACAGGCGGTTCCTCTGCCGGCCTGTCGCCCCACGGACAGAGGCATGTGGCATCCCCCCGGAGCCTTTCCCACCTTGTGGCGGCGCGGAGGCCGTAGGCCTACTTCGCCGGCGCCGAGGGGGCCTTCAGGTGTGCCTCGATGCGATCCTTGAAGTCCGTCAGCAGCGCGTTGGGGATGGGGACCGAGAGGTTGTACTGGGAAATCTT is part of the Stigmatella aurantiaca genome and encodes:
- a CDS encoding DEAD/DEAH box helicase — encoded protein: MSTSFKHLGLSPETLDAVRRARFASPTPIQAQAIPPALAGRDVIGCAVTGTGKTAAYLLPLVERLAGERGPAGLVLAPTRELVVQIAQEAAFFGEPRGLTQAVVTGGTDMGAQVEALRQKPSLVLATPGRLADLLKEGVANLSAVRMLVLDEADRTLEMGFMPELQQILAALPRERQTLLFSATLGHNVTRFSQEVLRKPVKVEVTPSGTPAARAVQRLYEVEGNEKYPLLLSLLAKDQLSVLVFTRTRERAEKVQEVLKRAGHKTAVIHSDRTQGQRRQALEGFRRGQYRCLVATDIASRGLDVEDIGHVINFDLPHSPEDYVHRIGRTARAGASGRASTFVTERDEETVRAIERITQMSLPRAEVPREDAVFLEELEEFQARKEESGQDTFRELPRPAGVSAKGKGKGRGEGRPRVAGERPGPRARPAKAGKGEARGKSRPGEREERRGASRPGDREERRGKGTRRGEAPGRGSGLRRAAKDSRGKKAGPERGPPRGAKRPGSKGAGPRGKPSRGPGRSPRGPGGGGRRGR
- a CDS encoding methyltransferase domain-containing protein, with amino-acid sequence MTSPLQAHAPAFVCPRCRAKLREGAEPTCSQCGTAFPVQDGVVDFAPELNASTNVSQAILENPMFVALYEPLIRVNFVRLMARNFNGALTPELEDAYLQKHLRPVDGPVLDLACGAGRWTRTLAELVGLERLIALDLSRAMLDAAKEALPNAFFVRGNAQQLPLADASLGAVSCWNSLQLLPDPPQALREVARCLRPGGVFTCFTYRRTREPLYGYFQSTFARNGGVRPFDEEELRQWLTQAGLVVEDLGGPNLALLFTARKPAA
- a CDS encoding 6-pyruvoyl trahydropterin synthase family protein, which gives rise to MARTTTIELHKEEMKFSAGHFTIFSATHRENLHGHNFTVYVALTGEVLEDGILSDYRPLKTAIIDRCRAWNETFLLPGNSRHLRIERDARGNVLAHFNGEELRFLARDVTVLPVENITLEELSRMFGEGLVGDGSLMAQLHIQRLVVKCASGPGQWSSWEWGRHV
- a CDS encoding SDR family NAD(P)-dependent oxidoreductase, coding for MSDWAIVTGASRGIGREAAARFLKEGWRVLSLSRQDCPVAGVLPVRVDLGEPGWEPLVERTLRETLGAAPGRVCLIHNAALYAHDDALSLSAEHLRRVLEVNIVAPAQLNRLVRGYLSPGSSILYVGSTLSEKAVRGAASYVTSKHAIAGLMRATCQDLAGTQVHTVCVCPGFTDTEMLREHIGDNTEVRTSVAGRTTFGRLITPEEIAGVLFQCALTPVLHGSLVHANLGQIET
- the queD gene encoding 6-carboxytetrahydropterin synthase QueD, producing MSKPVLITEISKEFTFEAAHRLPNVPPGHKCSRVHGHSYRVEFTLRGPVHPTFGWVVDFADLTAAWQPLHAQLDHRLLNEVPGLENPTSELLAAWLFERMNVPGTQVSKVRVAETCTSSCTVFAAGS
- a CDS encoding TonB-dependent receptor domain-containing protein — encoded protein: MRTLAPVLALLLASGAGAQAPDAGTPPSADAGAPTGVLTRPPELKRQVEASYPPEALAQQLEGTVVMLIDISETGAVTDVQVTEPAGHGFDEAAVAAVRQFEFEPAEVDGTPSPVRIQYAYQFVWRAPPPAEGSADAPLEAPVNFSGRALQRGTRDPLVGAEVALPALELSTTTDAQGRFSFRGVPLGSHEVLVLQSGYERFRTQEAFTEGQQTQATYYVRKRIFGAYETVVRSERERKEVTRTTLQAAEIQKVPGTQGDTLKVVQNLPGVARPAFNGGQIVIRGTSPNDSGIFLDGQRIPLLYHFGGLTSVYNSELLDSLDYLPGTFSAYYGNVTGGVINVRSRAPRMDRFHGTVGVSLIESNAVLEGPLTENLGIVVAGRRSYIDLVLKAVPENEDGPSIQVAPRYYDAQLKLHWTPSSRHTLTLQGLVSNDVLGLVFDRPADDDPSVNGAFEITTGFKQVRLGHQYRAGRFTLDSQALVGNTLIEFLIGDRNLRISSLDLGLRSTAEYVLSEPLTVAGGVDIDFAQADVRARIQSLPREGEPPSPLVLEEILVLDGQFLQYFPGVWAELRWKPVKDLLVVPGLRSESYVFENQKVRKRSLNPRLAVRYALTETVALKGGAGLYHSPPIQDEPSLTFGNPELKAKRSQQYSVGTEWQPTPEYFLSAELFYNRLSRLIVRSDRQVERDGEQVPERLANLGTGRIYGFEVLARRLLTERLFGWVSYTFSRSERRDRPGEALRLFDNDQTHVLTAIASYKLPDGWELGARMRFATGNPLTPITGAVRDDGTDVFIPTFGRVNSERLPAFHQMDIRVDKNFVFERWNLNVYLDLTNAYNNPAKEGVLYNYNYTESAYLKGLPLLPVLGAKGSF
- a CDS encoding OmpA/MotB family protein gives rise to the protein MRFKLALAALTVLTTTSGCVGKGKYNALAAEAENLDTRLKEEKSAREAQEAKVKELEEQRATLEQEKEALSTRLATSESRLTASAAERSALERKNEELKALNDELAKNSRRLAEAKEALEKRSSEYENLAQSLKQEISDGKIQLSELQGRMTVQLKDKILFASGSTRVGKEGQEALVKIADALKSVQGRIIRVEGHTDDVPTDKNGPFPSNWELSLARAMAVVRALQDAGVDPTVLSAAGYGQYQPIAANDSAENRSLNRRIEIVLAAKAAAR
- a CDS encoding chalcone isomerase family protein, which encodes MVRGEWKVGARCLVLSAMLAAGLSEAKEVGGVKMPDTLQLQGRQLELAHMALKEKLFFNVYVWGLYMEQVPRVESEAIAANSVKQLHFRFLRKVRRDQLLDAFRQGLSSNAALRSGPLQQNLETLLASLKDVSKGDNLVITYVPDTGLQVSGEASGGVVIPGKPFADALFSAWLHRHPVFSR